In Synechococcus sp. KORDI-100, a single window of DNA contains:
- a CDS encoding PRC-barrel domain-containing protein: MSQTPSANDALVGVPSDRLWLRSELMGTQVITRDSGRRLGVVGEVIVDIDRREVVAVGLRDNPLTRFLPGLPRWMPLDRIRQVGDVILVDSADSLSEGFNPDRYSRVINSQVITESGRQLGRVLGFAFDIETGELTTLVMGALGVPLLGEGVLSTWEMPVEEIVSSGPDRIIVYEGAEDKLKQLSSGVLEKLGVGGPSWEEQERERYRVNLVPVENQLGAGQPVEQDQRRLKASESERFEADEELEYVELEDRRQEMASRRLYLDEPEDRYRPREEPADRYRPRNEPVDRFGSRDEERYEPEPPPGRVVPASRRPAQQPGEPLDVEPMQRQRDEPRREVRKNSSDSLNDGLNNSRDNSLDDSLDDPW; the protein is encoded by the coding sequence ATGAGTCAGACCCCTTCTGCGAACGACGCCCTGGTCGGCGTACCAAGCGACCGCCTGTGGTTGCGCTCTGAGTTGATGGGTACCCAGGTGATCACCCGTGATTCAGGACGTCGCCTCGGCGTGGTGGGGGAAGTGATCGTGGACATCGACCGCCGCGAGGTGGTGGCCGTCGGGTTGCGGGACAACCCTCTGACCCGTTTCTTGCCCGGTCTGCCCCGCTGGATGCCGCTGGATCGCATCCGCCAGGTCGGCGATGTGATTCTTGTGGATTCCGCCGATTCCCTCAGCGAAGGATTCAATCCGGATCGCTACAGCCGGGTGATCAACAGCCAGGTGATCACCGAGTCCGGTCGTCAGCTGGGCAGGGTGCTGGGCTTCGCCTTCGATATCGAAACGGGCGAACTCACCACTCTGGTGATGGGAGCACTGGGGGTTCCGCTGCTAGGTGAAGGCGTTCTCAGCACCTGGGAGATGCCCGTTGAGGAAATTGTCAGCAGCGGGCCGGATCGGATCATTGTTTATGAGGGCGCTGAGGACAAGCTCAAGCAACTCAGCAGCGGCGTGCTGGAAAAACTGGGTGTCGGCGGCCCCAGCTGGGAGGAACAGGAGCGGGAGCGCTACCGCGTCAACCTGGTGCCGGTGGAGAACCAGCTCGGCGCCGGTCAGCCCGTTGAGCAGGATCAACGGCGGCTGAAAGCATCCGAAAGCGAACGCTTCGAAGCGGATGAAGAGCTGGAGTACGTCGAACTTGAGGATCGCCGTCAGGAGATGGCCTCACGCAGGCTGTATCTCGACGAACCGGAGGATCGCTACCGCCCCCGCGAAGAACCCGCCGATCGCTACCGCCCTCGCAACGAGCCCGTTGATCGCTTCGGGTCCCGCGACGAGGAGCGCTACGAGCCTGAGCCACCACCAGGACGCGTTGTGCCTGCTTCCCGTCGTCCGGCCCAGCAACCCGGCGAGCCCCTTGATGTTGAGCCAATGCAACGCCAGCGGGATGAACCGCGTCGCGAGGTCCGGAAGAACAGCAGCGACAGCCTGAACGACGGCCTCAACAACAGTCGTGACAACAGCCTCGATGACAGCCTCGACGATCCCTGGTGA
- the msrB gene encoding peptide-methionine (R)-S-oxide reductase MsrB yields MTTSPERLERSSEEWKASLTPEQFQVTRCGGTERAFTGAFWNNKATGIYHCVCCGSPLFSSETKFDSGTGWPSFWDGVSPEAITTKQDLAHGMVRTEINCARCDAHLGHVFPDGPAPTGQRYCVNSASLAFEQR; encoded by the coding sequence ATGACCACCAGCCCTGAGCGTCTCGAGCGCAGCAGTGAGGAATGGAAGGCGTCCCTGACTCCTGAGCAGTTTCAGGTGACGCGCTGTGGTGGAACCGAACGGGCATTCACGGGCGCCTTCTGGAACAACAAGGCCACCGGGATTTACCACTGCGTCTGCTGCGGATCTCCGCTGTTCAGCTCGGAGACCAAGTTCGACTCAGGCACGGGCTGGCCGAGTTTCTGGGACGGTGTCTCCCCGGAGGCGATCACCACGAAACAGGACCTCGCCCATGGCATGGTGCGCACTGAAATCAATTGCGCCCGGTGTGATGCCCATCTCGGTCATGTCTTCCCGGATGGCCCGGCACCAACAGGCCAGCGGTACTGCGTCAACAGTGCATCGCTGGCGTTTGAACAACGTTGA
- the accC gene encoding acetyl-CoA carboxylase biotin carboxylase subunit yields MPIGKVLIANRGEIALRILRSCRELGIATVAVYSTVDRDALHVQLADEAVCVGEALSSKSYLNVPNILAAATSRGVDAIHPGYGFLAENDRFAEICRDHGITFIGPSPHAIRSMGDKSTAKATMQTVGVPTVPGNEGLLASPQEAAELAAQMGYPVMIKATAGGGGRGMRLVPGPDQLENLFKAAQGEAEAAFGNPGLYMEKFIDRPRHVEVQVLADRHGNVVHLGERDCSIQRRHQKLLEEAPSPALDPELRRRMGEAAVAAARSIDYEGAGTVEFLLDRSGGFYFMEMNTRIQVEHPVTEMVTGIDLIAEQLRIAGGEPISVRQDEIRMNGHAIECRINAEDASHNFRPAPGRITGWLPPGGPGVRVDSHVYTGYDIPPFYDSLIGKLIVWGRDRTSAMTRMKRALNECAVTGIPTTVEFHLDLLERREFIEGDVHTKFVEQDMLN; encoded by the coding sequence ATGCCCATCGGCAAAGTCCTGATCGCCAACCGCGGCGAAATCGCTCTCAGGATTCTTCGCAGCTGTCGGGAATTGGGGATCGCCACTGTCGCGGTGTACAGCACGGTGGATCGCGATGCGCTGCACGTTCAGCTGGCCGATGAGGCCGTGTGCGTCGGCGAAGCCCTGAGCAGCAAGAGCTACCTGAACGTTCCCAACATCCTGGCGGCAGCGACATCCCGCGGGGTCGACGCCATTCACCCCGGTTACGGCTTCCTGGCTGAAAACGATCGATTCGCGGAGATCTGCCGGGACCACGGCATTACCTTCATCGGCCCATCCCCCCACGCGATCCGGTCCATGGGGGACAAATCAACGGCGAAAGCGACGATGCAGACCGTTGGCGTGCCAACGGTTCCCGGCAATGAAGGGTTGCTGGCCAGTCCCCAGGAAGCCGCCGAGCTCGCGGCCCAGATGGGCTATCCCGTGATGATCAAGGCCACAGCAGGGGGGGGTGGTCGCGGCATGCGCCTCGTGCCTGGACCCGATCAGCTGGAGAATCTGTTCAAGGCCGCGCAGGGAGAGGCGGAGGCCGCCTTCGGCAATCCAGGGCTTTACATGGAGAAGTTCATCGACCGGCCCAGGCACGTCGAGGTGCAGGTGCTCGCCGACCGCCATGGAAACGTCGTCCACCTCGGAGAGCGGGACTGCTCGATTCAGCGACGCCATCAGAAGCTCCTGGAGGAAGCCCCGAGCCCCGCTCTGGACCCTGAGCTGCGTCGCCGGATGGGGGAAGCCGCTGTCGCCGCGGCCCGGAGCATCGACTACGAGGGTGCCGGAACGGTGGAGTTCCTGCTGGATCGCAGTGGCGGCTTCTATTTCATGGAGATGAACACCCGTATCCAGGTGGAGCATCCCGTCACTGAAATGGTGACGGGAATCGATCTGATCGCGGAACAGCTGCGAATCGCTGGTGGTGAGCCGATCAGCGTGCGCCAGGACGAGATCCGGATGAACGGCCACGCCATCGAGTGCCGGATCAACGCCGAGGATGCCAGCCACAACTTCCGACCGGCACCCGGCAGGATCACGGGCTGGCTTCCGCCGGGAGGTCCTGGTGTGCGCGTCGACAGCCACGTTTACACCGGTTACGACATCCCGCCCTTCTACGACTCACTGATCGGCAAACTGATCGTCTGGGGTCGTGACCGCACCAGTGCGATGACCAGGATGAAACGCGCCCTGAATGAATGTGCGGTCACCGGGATCCCCACCACCGTGGAATTCCACCTGGACCTGCTGGAACGTCGGGAGTTCATCGAGGGCGATGTTCACACCAAATTCGTTGAACAGGACATGCTCAACTGA
- a CDS encoding YggT family protein, which yields MTPLLLQLLPAIHLGLGLLLAFWTVAFLLRIVLTWYPQVDLSRGAWPLIAWPTEAVLSFSRRLVAPIGGVDVTPVIWVGLVSLIRELLVGQQGLLSQILLRSQLSVG from the coding sequence GTGACGCCACTGCTCCTGCAGCTTCTTCCAGCGATCCACCTGGGACTCGGGTTGTTGCTGGCGTTTTGGACCGTGGCCTTTCTTCTGCGGATCGTGCTCACCTGGTATCCCCAGGTTGATCTCAGTCGGGGAGCCTGGCCCTTGATCGCCTGGCCAACCGAAGCTGTGTTGTCCTTCAGCAGGCGACTGGTGGCCCCGATCGGCGGTGTTGATGTCACTCCCGTCATCTGGGTCGGTTTGGTCAGCCTGATCCGGGAACTGCTCGTGGGCCAGCAAGGTCTGCTCTCCCAGATCCTGCTTCGCTCTCAGCTGTCGGTCGGCTGA